The Humidesulfovibrio mexicanus region CCAGACGCCCGAGGCGTAGTCGTCCAGCGCCTTGGCCAGCTCGTCCACGAACAGGGTGACAAAGGCCGGCACGCGCGAGAGCAGGAAGGCCACCAGCTCGCCGGATTTGGCGGGGTCGCCGCCAACGCGGACCACGGCCTTGGCCGCCAGGTCCGGGTCGGCGCCGAAGGTCGCGGCCACAGTCTCGCCCGCCTTGGCCGCCCAGCCTTCCAGGCCAAGGCGGAAGGCCTGGGCCCGCACGGCGAGTTCGCGCTCGGCCGTCTCTGCCGGGAAAAGGGCCCCTTCGTCCTTGGCCAGTTGCAAGTCGAGCAAACGGCCGCGTTTTTCCTTCAGGGCGGCGTCGGCGTCCAGGCGGCGCGCCTCGGACGAGAGGCCCGCGTCGGCCTCGGCCTCCTGCTGGGCGGAGGCGGAGCGCTTCTCCAGCTTCTTGGCCTCGATGTAGCCCTTGACCGCGCGCAAGCTGATGACGCCCTTGCGCTTGGGAAAGAACTTCTTGTCGTTGTAGAGCGTGGAGAGCGCGGCCTTGTAGCCCTGCTCGCTCAAGTAGCGGTGCACCTCGTTGATGTTCTTGAAGCACAGGCCCGCGCCCGTGCCGTCCAGGCCCTTGTCGGCCTGGAATTTGGCCAGCATCTGCTCGGCGGTGCGCAGGGCCTCCATGTTCGACTTGGAGGATTTTTCCAGCACGGCGGCCTTGGCGTTCTCGCGCGCCTGGGCCAGGACCGCCAACCGATTGGCGTCCGCGTCGCTGAGGGCTCTGATGAGAGCGTCGCGTTTGTTCTTACGTTCGGCCATGTTCCTCCGGTGCCCCGGTTTTGAGTGTGCAGAAATACCAGACCACGTTGGGGTCATGGGCGTCGAAGCGCCCGCGCATCCAGCGGCCAAACCAGACGTTGCTCACCGGGCGCACCCCGGCGCTGCGGCGCCACTGACGGTAGGCGTGGTAGGCCGCCTTGGACTGGATGCGGGGACGCGGGCCATCGGGCGTCGCCGGGAGCGCATCCAGATGCTGGAAAGCAAAAATCCCACGGAGACTGACGGCCGTGGGGCCGTCCCACGATCAAGGTGTTTCGAGCACCTGTCTCCCTCTTTGCCCGCTGCTGGGAGAAGAATACGCTTGGTTCGCAAAACTGTTTGACGAAAGGCACAAGGCCGGGCATATCGAAAGTAAAACATTCATCGGAACATGCTGTAACATCTGAACCTCTTATCAATTTAACCCCAGGAGCGCTTCCAATATGCCCCCCACCATGATCCCCTGCCCGGCTTGCAAAAAGAAAATTTCGGACGCCGCAGAGGCCTGCCCCAAGTGCGGCCAGCCCATTACCGAGCAGGACCGCGAGGCAGGCCGGGCAAAGGTCAAGAAGGGGCAGATGGGGTGCGGCCTCGCCCTGCTGGCAGTGGTGGTCCTGGTCGTCATCGGCAACTTGGGCAGCACGGACAAAAAGAGTACGGAGCAGGCCGCAACGCCGACAGCCGAGCAAGAGCAGGTGGTAGAGGCCACAACCCCGACATTGGCCTACACTGCAGAAGCTATTGTCGAACGTTTCAATCAGGCAGCTCGAAAGATGGATTTTCACCACAAGGCTCGTATAACGAAGAATTCCAGCGGCCCTGCGGCTTCGTCCATGCAAGTCAAGGTCGGCAAACATATCGGCTTGGTTATCGCCACGCCAAATGATGCGCCCAACGCGTCCGGGGTCATGCTCATTGGCGTGGGGGACGGCACCATCCAGTCGGGTGCGGCCATCATAGAGGGCATGGTGGTGCTTATCGCGACGCTTTCCCCGGAGTTGGACGCCGCTGGCAGGGGCGGCGTGCTCCGCGAACTTGGATTGCTGGGTGGAGAAAAAAGCAGCGATCAAACGAGCGCCATTCGAGGCAAAGTGAAGTACAGCTATGGCTTTGTTGAAGGCATGGGGACCATTTTTGGAGCGGACGCGATTTGAGAAAGCGCCCACGCCGAGGCTGTGTGGCAGAA contains the following coding sequences:
- a CDS encoding zinc ribbon domain-containing protein gives rise to the protein MIPCPACKKKISDAAEACPKCGQPITEQDREAGRAKVKKGQMGCGLALLAVVVLVVIGNLGSTDKKSTEQAATPTAEQEQVVEATTPTLAYTAEAIVERFNQAARKMDFHHKARITKNSSGPAASSMQVKVGKHIGLVIATPNDAPNASGVMLIGVGDGTIQSGAAIIEGMVVLIATLSPELDAAGRGGVLRELGLLGGEKSSDQTSAIRGKVKYSYGFVEGMGTIFGADAI